The following proteins come from a genomic window of Nitrospirota bacterium:
- a CDS encoding HAMP domain-containing protein — protein MNNTASIDGMMKVGLDKTKVFSDGVDTAREAQVTFKKQVQEWKDLLIRGSDPEAFKKYSAGFVKQEENVQESLKQLKKIIETLGLSSTMVDEALKVHGELGVKYKEALKSYDSNNAESYKIVDKLVKGIDRAPTDSIDAIVKYIKEKQSASITELQTKGNQKYNTTRNATIVVIVVIIFLSLLTATFIIRNITNSLNKGLKAANHLAEGDLTLTIEVDGKDEVSQLLSAMKNMMDSIKEVISTVRVAADNVSSGSGELSSSAQQVSQGATEQAASVEEVSSSMEEMASNIKQNADNAHQTERMSGKASQDALESGKAVDEAVVAMREIASKISIIEEIARQTNLLALNAAIEAARAGEHGKGFA, from the coding sequence ATGAATAATACCGCCTCGATAGACGGTATGATGAAAGTTGGTTTGGATAAGACTAAGGTTTTTTCGGATGGTGTTGATACAGCCAGAGAGGCCCAGGTTACATTCAAAAAACAGGTGCAGGAGTGGAAAGATCTTCTAATAAGGGGCAGTGACCCTGAGGCATTTAAGAAATATAGTGCTGGTTTTGTTAAACAAGAGGAAAATGTACAAGAAAGTCTGAAGCAGTTGAAAAAGATTATAGAAACTCTCGGCCTTTCCTCAACTATGGTTGACGAGGCGTTGAAAGTGCACGGCGAGCTGGGTGTTAAATACAAAGAGGCCCTTAAAAGTTATGATTCAAATAATGCAGAAAGTTATAAAATTGTAGATAAACTTGTAAAGGGTATTGACAGAGCTCCTACCGACAGCATTGATGCAATTGTAAAATATATCAAGGAGAAGCAGTCTGCCTCAATTACAGAACTTCAAACCAAAGGAAATCAAAAGTATAATACAACACGAAACGCAACGATTGTAGTTATTGTAGTAATAATATTCTTATCGTTATTAACAGCTACGTTTATAATCCGCAACATCACAAATTCACTGAACAAAGGTCTCAAAGCCGCTAATCATCTGGCAGAGGGAGATCTAACGTTGACAATAGAAGTTGATGGCAAGGATGAAGTCAGTCAACTACTTAGTGCCATGAAAAACATGATGGACAGTATTAAAGAAGTAATATCAACTGTGAGAGTTGCAGCAGACAACGTATCCTCCGGTAGTGGTGAGTTAAGCTCAAGCGCCCAACAAGTTTCCCAGGGGGCAACAGAGCAGGCGGCTTCAGTTGAAGAGGTCTCCTCATCAATGGAGGAGATGGCCTCTAATATTAAACAAAACGCTGACAACGCCCACCAGACAGAGCGGATGTCAGGAAAAGCGTCACAGGATGCGCTTGAAAGCGGAAAGGCTGTTGACGAGGCGGTTGTTGCTATGAGAGAGATTGCAAGTAAAATATCTATTATAGAGGAAATTGCGCGTCAAACGAATTTGTTAGCACTTAATGCGGCAATTGAGGCAGCACGAGCCGGAGAACATGGAAAGGGCTTTGCAG
- a CDS encoding MCP four helix bundle domain-containing protein, whose amino-acid sequence MKWFYDLKVRSKLLTGFGLVALFTVIVGIIGIRASKEIDDMADYMYIKVVFPMEALGNAVKNYQRTRVNIRDLIVSDNEVEKKELLDKIKTFKEDIHRSMGEYSASLESEAGKNSYKEIMDNLKEYENGLDKVIELSHANKKAEAYAYLRKDLFPVNKKLREKFDTLVERKINYAQELSEATTDTYKSSFRFSVIISIVNFIISILMGMFISRSITRPLGGEPAEMSAMARKIADGDLTIEADAKVSKDNLLGAMLSMVDIQKGIFVEIDKLISSVKDGNLAVRGDSEKYRGGWRQLIDGLNTLVEAFVKPINVTSDYVEKISIGDIPPKISDEYRGDFNKIKNNLNVLIDAENNITDIAEELSNGNLTLKVVERSEKDRLMQSISAMLHRLTEVVTEVQRASEQVASGSQQLSATTEELSQGASEQAASAEEISSSMEQMSANIKANADNAMQTEKMAAKSANNAKESGESVEMTAKAMKEIAEKITIIEEIARQTNLLALNAAIEAARAGEHGKGFAVVASEVRALAGRSQAAAGEINSLVKSSVDISSKAGEMLKALVPDIQKTSELVQEITLSSKEQSAGADQVNTAIQQLDKVIQQNAASSEHMSSTAEELSAQAEQLQSSIGFFKTDGGDIRHQKPVYSQRKPDPIAHEPAAKFQKRDREETVKPSLNPGPHAGDVDDKDYENY is encoded by the coding sequence ATGAAATGGTTTTATGATTTGAAGGTACGTAGCAAACTTTTAACCGGATTTGGATTAGTAGCACTTTTTACGGTAATTGTTGGCATTATAGGAATAAGAGCATCAAAGGAAATTGATGATATGGCCGACTATATGTACATCAAAGTAGTCTTTCCAATGGAGGCTTTAGGCAACGCCGTAAAAAATTACCAACGAACGCGTGTAAATATCAGAGATTTGATTGTTTCAGATAATGAGGTGGAAAAAAAAGAGCTTTTGGATAAAATCAAAACCTTTAAAGAGGACATCCACAGGTCTATGGGTGAGTATTCGGCGTCTTTAGAATCTGAGGCAGGTAAGAACTCATATAAAGAAATAATGGATAACCTTAAGGAATATGAAAACGGTTTGGATAAGGTAATCGAACTTAGCCACGCCAATAAAAAAGCCGAGGCTTATGCATATCTCAGAAAGGATTTATTCCCGGTAAACAAAAAACTACGGGAAAAATTTGATACTCTGGTTGAGCGGAAAATCAATTATGCCCAGGAATTATCAGAGGCAACAACAGATACGTACAAATCAAGCTTTAGGTTTAGTGTAATAATCTCTATAGTTAACTTTATTATTTCGATTTTAATGGGAATGTTTATCTCACGCAGTATAACCAGGCCATTAGGCGGGGAGCCAGCCGAGATGTCTGCTATGGCAAGGAAAATAGCGGACGGAGACCTAACCATAGAGGCCGACGCGAAAGTCAGCAAAGATAATCTTCTAGGCGCTATGCTTTCTATGGTGGATATTCAGAAGGGGATATTTGTCGAAATAGACAAACTGATAAGTTCGGTAAAAGACGGCAATTTGGCTGTAAGAGGAGATTCGGAGAAATATCGCGGCGGATGGCGGCAGTTAATTGATGGATTAAATACTTTGGTAGAAGCTTTCGTTAAGCCTATAAATGTAACATCTGACTATGTGGAAAAAATCAGCATAGGTGATATTCCGCCCAAAATAAGCGATGAGTATCGAGGTGATTTCAATAAAATCAAGAATAATTTGAACGTTTTGATTGATGCCGAAAACAACATAACCGATATAGCAGAGGAGCTGTCAAATGGTAATCTGACGCTGAAGGTAGTGGAGCGGTCGGAAAAAGACAGGCTTATGCAATCTATTTCGGCCATGTTGCACAGATTAACCGAGGTTGTGACAGAGGTGCAGAGGGCATCTGAGCAGGTGGCCTCAGGCAGCCAGCAGTTGAGCGCAACAACGGAGGAGTTATCACAGGGGGCCTCTGAGCAAGCGGCTTCTGCAGAGGAGATATCCTCATCCATGGAACAGATGTCGGCAAACATCAAGGCCAATGCCGATAATGCGATGCAGACGGAAAAGATGGCAGCCAAGTCCGCAAATAATGCCAAAGAAAGCGGCGAATCTGTAGAGATGACAGCAAAGGCAATGAAAGAGATAGCGGAAAAGATTACTATAATAGAGGAAATAGCAAGGCAGACCAATCTTTTAGCGCTAAATGCGGCCATAGAGGCAGCACGGGCAGGGGAACACGGCAAGGGTTTTGCAGTGGTGGCTTCAGAAGTAAGAGCGCTTGCAGGGCGGAGTCAGGCGGCAGCCGGTGAAATTAACAGTCTTGTAAAATCAAGCGTTGATATTTCTTCAAAAGCTGGTGAGATGTTAAAGGCATTGGTTCCCGACATTCAGAAAACCTCAGAGCTGGTACAGGAAATAACTCTCTCTTCAAAAGAACAATCAGCCGGAGCTGATCAGGTTAACACGGCCATCCAGCAGTTGGATAAAGTAATTCAGCAAAACGCAGCATCCTCTGAACACATGTCCTCAACAGCAGAGGAGCTTTCTGCTCAGGCTGAGCAGCTTCAGAGCTCTATCGGGTTTTTCAAAACCGATGGCGGGGATATTAGACACCAAAAACCTGTGTATTCCCAACGAAAACCCGACCCTATAGCCCACGAACCAGCAGCTAAATTTCAAAAAAGAGACAGAGAGGAAACGGTTAAGCCGTCTTTAAACCCTGGCCCACATGCAGGCGATGTGGATGATAAAGATTATGAAAATTATTAA
- a CDS encoding MCP four helix bundle domain-containing protein has product MMKWFYDLKVRSKLLTGFVLVALFTVIVGIIGIRASKGIDEQAENIYNKSVLPMQDLGSVMETYQRIRVNIRDFAISANEDERKELLGKLKTLKESIHKSMDDYSKSIQTEAGKQVFNETLDNLKEYESGLDKVIELENAKKDAEAMAFFKKGLDPVNKKVQAGLDKLVERKVDHAKKLFEETTQTYNSGFRLIVIGSIACFFISILMGIFIARTVTKPLGGEPGEMSAMAMKIATGDLNIEADAKASKDNLLGAMLSMVDILKGIFAEIDKLINSVKDGNLEMRGDAGKYQGGWRQLIDGLNTLVEAFVKPINVTSEYVERISIGDIPPKINDEYRGDFNKTKNNLNLLIDAENKITNILNELSIGNVAVKVVERSEKDTLMQSLSTMIKTLTEITNILNELSIGNVAVKVVERSEKDTLMQSLSTMIRALTEITDMAEELSNGNLTVKVVERSEKDTLMQALSTMVQKLIDVVTDVQNASEQVSSGSQQLSATTEELSQGASEQAASAEEISASMEQMSANIKTNADNAMQTEKMASKSAVNAKESGESVEMTAKAMKEIAEKITIIEEIARQTNLLALNAAIEAARAGEHGKGFAVVASEVRELAGRSQAAAGEINSLVKSSVDVSAKAGEMLKALVPDIQKTSELVQEITASSKEQSTGADQVNTAIQQLDKVIQQNAASSEEMSSTAEELSAQAQQLQSSIAFFKTDGGDMRHQKPAYSQRRPKPQHPSTKGMAGKPRAIAHESASKFQKRDREETVKPSLNLGSHADDMDDKDYENY; this is encoded by the coding sequence ATGATGAAATGGTTCTATGATTTAAAGGTACGCAGTAAACTTTTGACCGGATTTGTGTTAGTAGCGCTTTTTACGGTAATAGTTGGTATTATCGGAATAAGAGCTTCGAAGGGAATCGATGAGCAGGCTGAAAATATATACAACAAATCAGTCCTTCCTATGCAAGATTTAGGCAGTGTTATGGAAACTTACCAACGAATTCGCGTCAATATCAGAGATTTTGCTATTTCAGCGAATGAAGACGAACGAAAAGAGCTTCTTGGTAAATTAAAAACCTTGAAAGAAAGTATCCATAAGTCTATGGATGACTATTCAAAGTCAATACAAACAGAAGCCGGAAAACAAGTATTCAATGAAACACTGGATAACTTGAAGGAATATGAAAGCGGTTTGGATAAGGTAATCGAACTCGAAAATGCAAAAAAAGACGCAGAGGCTATGGCATTTTTTAAAAAGGGATTGGACCCGGTAAACAAAAAAGTACAGGCAGGTTTGGATAAACTTGTGGAGCGTAAAGTTGACCATGCCAAAAAATTATTTGAAGAAACAACACAAACATACAACTCCGGTTTTAGGTTAATTGTAATTGGCTCAATAGCTTGTTTCTTTATTTCTATTTTAATGGGAATATTTATCGCTCGTACAGTAACTAAGCCTTTAGGCGGGGAACCTGGCGAGATGTCAGCTATGGCAATGAAAATAGCAACAGGAGACCTCAACATAGAGGCCGATGCAAAAGCCAGCAAGGATAATCTTCTTGGCGCTATGCTTTCTATGGTGGATATTCTGAAGGGGATATTTGCCGAAATAGACAAACTGATAAATTCGGTAAAAGACGGCAATTTGGAAATGCGGGGAGATGCGGGGAAATATCAGGGCGGATGGCGGCAGTTAATTGATGGATTAAATACTTTGGTGGAAGCTTTCGTTAAGCCCATTAATGTAACCTCAGAGTATGTGGAAAGAATTAGTATAGGAGACATTCCTCCCAAAATAAATGACGAGTACCGCGGCGATTTCAATAAAACCAAGAATAATTTGAATCTTTTGATAGATGCTGAAAACAAAATAACCAATATACTCAACGAACTTTCCATAGGTAATGTAGCAGTAAAGGTAGTGGAGCGGTCGGAAAAAGACACGCTTATGCAGTCTCTTTCAACTATGATAAAAACGTTAACTGAAATAACCAATATACTCAACGAACTTTCCATAGGTAATGTAGCAGTGAAGGTAGTGGAGCGGTCGGAAAAAGACACGCTTATGCAGTCTCTTTCAACTATGATAAGAGCGTTAACTGAAATAACCGATATGGCTGAAGAGCTGTCAAACGGCAATCTGACGGTGAAGGTAGTGGAGCGGTCGGAAAAAGATACGCTTATGCAGGCTCTTTCAACTATGGTGCAAAAATTAATCGATGTTGTAACAGACGTGCAAAACGCCTCTGAGCAGGTGTCCTCAGGCAGCCAACAGTTGAGCGCAACAACGGAGGAGTTATCGCAGGGGGCCTCTGAGCAGGCGGCCTCAGCAGAGGAGATATCCGCATCGATGGAGCAGATGTCTGCAAACATCAAAACCAATGCCGATAATGCGATGCAGACAGAAAAGATGGCATCCAAGTCTGCTGTAAATGCCAAAGAAAGCGGCGAATCAGTAGAGATGACAGCAAAGGCAATGAAAGAGATAGCAGAAAAGATAACGATAATCGAGGAGATAGCAAGGCAGACCAACCTTTTAGCGCTAAATGCAGCCATAGAGGCGGCACGTGCCGGGGAGCACGGCAAGGGGTTTGCAGTGGTGGCCTCAGAGGTAAGAGAGCTTGCAGGGCGGAGTCAGGCTGCAGCCGGCGAAATCAATAGTCTTGTAAAATCAAGCGTTGATGTCTCGGCAAAAGCCGGTGAGATGTTAAAGGCATTGGTTCCCGACATTCAGAAAACCTCCGAGCTGGTGCAGGAGATAACTGCCTCGTCAAAAGAACAATCGACCGGAGCAGATCAGGTCAACACTGCCATCCAGCAGTTGGATAAGGTGATTCAACAAAACGCAGCATCCTCTGAGGAGATGTCCTCAACAGCAGAGGAGCTTTCGGCTCAGGCACAGCAGCTTCAGAGCTCTATAGCGTTTTTCAAAACCGATGGCGGGGATATGAGACACCAAAAACCGGCTTATTCCCAGCGAAGGCCCAAACCTCAACATCCTAGTACCAAGGGTATGGCTGGAAAACCAAGAGCTATAGCCCACGAATCAGCATCGAAATTTCAAAAAAGAGACAGAGAGGAAACTGTTAAGCCGTCTTTAAACCTTGGGTCACATGCAGACGATATGGATGATAAAGATTATGAAAATTACTAA
- a CDS encoding ABC transporter substrate-binding protein: MLLLLSCSSKQAESDGYLHLRISANPTTLDPAYVVDVTGGSICAKMFNGLVKLNENLDVISDIAKSWNISADGLKYTFYLRDNVTFHNGELLTAKDVEYSLKRLLMPETKSPNTWVVMSLLGAGEFLSGKVSTLDGIKATDNFTIELTLKTPFAPFIKLLTMTPAYIVPEKEVERLKKDFANQPTGTGPFQFLRWEPDSELTLKRFPKYFDSSAKIPGIRFRVIPEDLTTITEFMLGNLDATEVTAASYKVFTTDKKYSENLKTAVGLNTYYLGLNNSKPPLNNILLRQAIAYAIDKDKIRKTYYQGRGALATGPIPDALKSYKLAERYPYNPQLAKELVKKSGYNKSWKLKFYINTAQDSIDIAEIITSFLKEAGIEVEIKVLEWSAYKSAINKGESDLFWLGWWADYPDGENFLYPLFHSSNFGAGGNRTRFTNKHIDKLIEEAQKTIDNPKREILYKDIEENIIEECPAVFFWHRKDYLVTLPWIKNFTLSPIYSIDKGNFMEIQRPVKDL, translated from the coding sequence TTGCTGCTGCTTCTGTCTTGCAGCAGCAAGCAGGCAGAATCGGACGGCTATCTTCATCTTAGAATAAGCGCTAACCCCACAACCCTTGACCCGGCCTATGTTGTGGATGTCACAGGGGGCAGCATTTGCGCAAAAATGTTTAACGGACTTGTTAAACTAAACGAAAACCTTGATGTGATTTCCGATATAGCTAAAAGCTGGAACATAAGCGCTGATGGGTTAAAATACACTTTTTATCTGAGAGACAACGTAACGTTTCATAACGGGGAGCTCTTAACTGCAAAAGACGTTGAATACTCCTTGAAACGGCTTCTTATGCCTGAGACTAAATCCCCAAATACGTGGGTCGTCATGAGTCTTTTGGGAGCCGGGGAGTTTCTTAGTGGCAAAGTGTCAACGCTTGACGGCATTAAGGCAACAGATAACTTTACGATAGAGCTTACCTTAAAAACTCCGTTTGCGCCTTTTATAAAACTCCTCACTATGACCCCTGCTTACATTGTGCCAGAGAAAGAGGTAGAGCGCCTGAAAAAAGATTTTGCTAATCAGCCCACCGGCACGGGGCCTTTTCAATTTTTACGTTGGGAACCTGACAGTGAACTGACTCTTAAACGCTTTCCAAAATACTTTGACTCCAGTGCAAAAATCCCTGGCATCCGCTTCAGAGTAATCCCTGAGGATTTAACAACTATTACAGAGTTTATGCTTGGAAACCTTGATGCCACAGAGGTAACGGCAGCGTCTTATAAAGTTTTTACAACCGACAAGAAATACTCAGAGAATCTTAAGACGGCAGTTGGCTTAAACACATACTACTTAGGGCTAAATAACTCAAAACCCCCACTGAATAATATCCTGCTCAGGCAGGCAATAGCATATGCAATAGATAAGGATAAGATCAGAAAGACGTATTATCAGGGGCGAGGCGCACTGGCTACCGGTCCCATACCCGATGCCCTTAAATCATATAAATTAGCTGAACGCTATCCGTATAACCCGCAGTTAGCCAAAGAACTGGTTAAAAAATCAGGGTATAATAAATCATGGAAACTTAAATTTTACATTAACACAGCTCAGGACTCCATAGACATAGCAGAAATTATAACGTCTTTTTTAAAAGAGGCCGGCATAGAGGTGGAAATAAAGGTGCTTGAGTGGAGCGCTTATAAGTCGGCAATCAATAAGGGTGAGAGCGATTTGTTTTGGCTGGGCTGGTGGGCTGATTACCCTGACGGTGAGAATTTTCTGTATCCGCTTTTTCACTCCTCTAATTTCGGAGCAGGTGGAAACAGAACCAGATTCACAAACAAACACATTGACAAACTCATAGAGGAGGCACAAAAAACCATTGATAACCCAAAACGGGAAATACTCTATAAAGACATAGAAGAGAACATAATTGAAGAGTGCCCTGCCGTGTTTTTCTGGCACAGGAAAGACTATTTGGTTACACTGCCGTGGATAAAAAACTTTACACTGTCTCCCATATATAGCATAGATAAAGGTAATTTCATGGAAATACAACGACCGGTAAAAGACCTATAA
- a CDS encoding endonuclease/exonuclease/phosphatase family protein encodes MEIKALLYGITSFLLPHLPKLTSLKKEDVVAEAGTAHDAQAFKWAKKIWDKIKNAPKTRLSFKEALSDLLESPADVDALAAFRYQLKKYVDTDPAIGESLKELWLEMSSQGVGVDLSSSLSAAKWIDVLNQNDDVLKRLEMVRLLRTGVAPETVAAQFHTDLNYLFRVHSAFSLNGVYGILSGSNIRHWHDMLNKEDPILRRLEMIRLLRSGSPVETISKEYHAVKEYIYRLNNRFSSNGVVAIMDENDFQKYRALYPPYIKVCSFNLHGVHDEDPTRLKRIANELCVYDPDLCAYQEVIKGAGIEETSLQIADMMSGITGMYYRTQYGYCHMYMNKYPEGIAVSGRYNLKNPQIIDLNKDLVEGLHPLMDRYAAAAQFEIYGHKVIFASVHLDHSENPRIRYAQVEKLVKVLESTYGTDYHASIIAGDFNDTEDSVTIEYLTDIGYKDAYRHCHRTGGNTFDSTNPFTRIDYIMVKGKVKIHSAELILKDPKLSDHIGVYAVIE; translated from the coding sequence ATGGAAATCAAAGCGCTACTATATGGGATAACAAGTTTTCTGTTGCCACACTTACCCAAACTGACATCATTAAAAAAGGAGGATGTGGTTGCGGAAGCAGGCACTGCCCACGATGCGCAGGCATTTAAATGGGCTAAGAAAATATGGGATAAAATTAAAAATGCACCCAAAACACGCCTTTCCTTTAAAGAGGCGCTAAGTGACCTGCTTGAATCCCCCGCAGATGTGGATGCACTTGCTGCTTTCAGATATCAGTTGAAAAAATATGTCGATACAGACCCTGCTATCGGCGAAAGCCTGAAAGAGCTTTGGTTAGAGATGTCCTCACAGGGGGTTGGAGTGGATCTAAGCTCCTCACTCTCTGCCGCAAAGTGGATTGACGTTTTAAATCAAAACGATGATGTTCTAAAAAGGCTTGAAATGGTGAGACTCTTAAGGACAGGCGTTGCCCCTGAGACAGTTGCAGCACAGTTTCACACGGATTTGAATTATTTGTTCAGAGTGCATTCGGCTTTTTCACTTAACGGAGTGTATGGCATTCTCTCAGGCTCCAATATAAGGCACTGGCATGATATGTTAAATAAGGAGGATCCTATTCTCAGGCGTCTTGAAATGATCCGCCTTCTTAGGTCTGGCAGCCCAGTTGAGACCATCTCTAAGGAATACCATGCGGTCAAAGAGTATATATACAGACTCAATAACCGGTTTAGCTCAAACGGTGTTGTAGCAATTATGGATGAAAATGATTTCCAAAAATACCGGGCTCTCTATCCCCCATACATAAAGGTGTGTTCGTTTAACCTCCACGGTGTTCACGATGAGGACCCCACTCGGCTTAAACGCATTGCGAACGAACTCTGTGTGTATGACCCTGATTTGTGCGCTTATCAGGAGGTGATAAAAGGCGCAGGCATAGAGGAGACATCACTTCAGATAGCTGACATGATGTCCGGTATAACCGGTATGTACTATAGGACCCAATACGGGTATTGCCACATGTACATGAATAAGTACCCTGAGGGGATAGCAGTCTCAGGGCGGTATAACTTAAAAAATCCTCAGATTATTGACCTCAATAAAGACCTGGTTGAGGGACTGCACCCTCTTATGGACAGATACGCCGCCGCCGCTCAATTTGAAATATACGGTCACAAGGTAATATTCGCATCGGTTCACCTTGATCACAGTGAAAACCCGCGGATTCGATACGCACAGGTGGAAAAACTCGTAAAAGTGCTTGAGTCAACTTACGGCACAGATTACCACGCCTCAATAATAGCAGGGGATTTTAACGATACCGAGGACTCCGTCACTATCGAGTATTTAACCGATATTGGTTATAAGGACGCTTACAGGCACTGTCACCGCACAGGCGGAAACACCTTTGACTCCACGAATCCCTTTACACGGATTGACTACATCATGGTAAAGGGAAAGGTAAAAATCCACAGTGCAGAGCTGATTCTCAAAGACCCAAAGTTAAGCGACCACATAGGCGTCTATGCGGTTATTGAGTAG
- a CDS encoding Fic family protein gives MPHRAGYFVLAYQWDHHCQKLYDSLMGRINQMLRELHELEHDNPDDLTQILYYYKKWHYNKDLYNHTFGEIEKRQFVINSLGYRGYGVNIDLLNALGALKKDYAGHIAWLLSERFNKLIPHLRTLITLEDKQVQDMDSGYVIDEICKRLNWNTQENTPAAAYPILLELSSYFKIMSEETPWNVNTAIFQKLFLHLGTSSMTIMKGTVGHTDQLSAAELKVIANRNFRVMYRETFSNLHTFTELGIDFLKQIHLNLSKGLVPNAGEFRAFDFPDKNGVTYECENFNKEIKSLGYVLWETSQSFHNLDAFVYDLCRSYYMFIGIHPFGDSNGRVGKCFLNYMLLKKGLPPVSFDDDDEVLALPRYGGSMEDIYNYIKKRILVAIDAYYYERWKIEHLGNINKQIYNVAFDSGFYFWQIDDKVQKLEVHFFAFVVGSGDPLFGRLQDQCRVVFSDELMLNNMSIHCGFTKIENAPWEHTFSLKGNFFIKEVEMDIKGARTFDIDFTIELLKHHYDYNYFNISVSSADGGLIHNNKGLNYTYKIQR, from the coding sequence ATGCCTCACAGAGCGGGATATTTCGTATTGGCCTACCAGTGGGACCACCACTGCCAGAAATTGTATGATTCCCTTATGGGACGGATTAACCAAATGCTCAGAGAACTCCATGAGCTTGAGCATGACAATCCCGATGACCTTACGCAAATTCTCTATTACTATAAAAAATGGCACTATAACAAAGACTTATATAACCACACTTTTGGTGAAATAGAAAAAAGACAATTCGTTATAAACTCTCTTGGCTACAGAGGGTACGGTGTGAACATTGATTTGCTAAATGCCCTTGGTGCTCTGAAAAAAGACTATGCCGGACACATTGCATGGCTTTTAAGTGAAAGATTTAACAAACTTATTCCGCACCTAAGAACACTCATAACTCTTGAGGACAAACAGGTACAGGATATGGACTCAGGCTATGTGATAGATGAAATCTGTAAACGCCTGAACTGGAACACACAGGAAAACACACCGGCTGCCGCTTATCCGATACTGCTTGAGTTGTCCAGCTATTTTAAGATAATGAGTGAGGAGACCCCGTGGAATGTAAACACCGCTATCTTTCAGAAGTTGTTCCTTCACCTTGGGACATCGTCTATGACCATAATGAAGGGCACTGTAGGGCACACAGATCAATTAAGCGCAGCAGAGTTAAAGGTTATAGCCAACAGAAACTTCAGAGTGATGTACAGGGAGACTTTCTCAAACCTCCATACTTTTACAGAGCTTGGCATCGATTTTCTGAAACAAATCCATCTGAACCTGTCAAAAGGCCTTGTGCCAAATGCAGGGGAGTTTCGTGCCTTTGATTTCCCGGATAAAAACGGGGTCACATACGAATGTGAGAATTTCAATAAGGAAATAAAAAGCCTGGGCTACGTTTTGTGGGAAACATCACAGAGTTTCCACAATCTTGACGCCTTTGTCTATGACCTCTGCCGCTCCTACTACATGTTCATAGGGATACACCCTTTTGGGGATTCTAACGGCCGGGTTGGAAAGTGTTTCCTTAACTACATGCTCCTTAAAAAGGGACTTCCGCCGGTGAGCTTTGATGACGATGATGAGGTGTTGGCCCTTCCCCGCTATGGCGGCTCCATGGAGGACATCTACAACTACATCAAAAAACGAATACTTGTTGCCATAGATGCCTACTACTATGAAAGGTGGAAAATCGAGCATCTGGGCAATATAAACAAGCAGATATACAACGTGGCCTTTGACTCTGGGTTTTACTTTTGGCAGATAGACGATAAGGTACAAAAACTTGAGGTGCACTTTTTTGCCTTTGTTGTTGGCTCTGGCGATCCGCTATTTGGCAGGCTTCAGGACCAGTGCCGGGTGGTGTTTTCTGATGAGCTCATGCTAAACAACATGAGCATACACTGCGGTTTCACTAAAATAGAAAACGCTCCGTGGGAACACACTTTCAGCTTAAAGGGGAATTTCTTTATAAAAGAGGTTGAAATGGACATAAAAGGAGCCAGAACGTTTGACATTGATTTTACAATAGAGCTTCTCAAACATCACTACGACTACAACTACTTCAATATATCAGTCTCCTCTGCCGATGGAGGTCTTATTCACAACAATAAGGGATTAAACTATACATATAAAATACAGAGGTGA